One Lachnospiraceae bacterium C1.1 genomic region harbors:
- a CDS encoding ABC transporter ATP-binding protein: MSLLTIQNLSLGYDSRVIVDNLNFTVNAGDYLCIIGENGSGKSTLMKTLLNLKEPVGGQILIGDGLKKNEIGYLPQQTLVQKDFPASVREIVMSGFQGHCGLRPFYTKEEKMLADENMDRMRIRKLADRCYRNLSGGQQQRVLLARALCATRKVLLLDEPVSGLDPKVTSEMYSLIKELNREGITIIMISHDIAAAIRYASHILHIGKTVFFGETEEYMRSDLGKFFLMQQNYDVGIDIADIKDLEGGERK; encoded by the coding sequence ATGTCACTCTTAACCATTCAGAATCTGTCGCTTGGATATGATTCACGTGTAATTGTGGATAATCTGAATTTTACCGTTAATGCAGGAGATTATTTATGCATCATCGGAGAAAATGGTTCCGGAAAATCTACACTAATGAAAACTTTACTTAACTTAAAGGAACCTGTGGGCGGTCAGATTCTGATTGGTGACGGGCTTAAAAAGAACGAGATTGGCTATCTCCCACAGCAGACACTGGTTCAGAAGGATTTCCCGGCATCGGTAAGAGAAATAGTAATGTCTGGATTTCAGGGACATTGCGGCTTAAGACCTTTTTATACAAAGGAAGAAAAAATGCTGGCGGATGAAAATATGGACAGGATGAGGATCCGTAAGCTTGCAGACCGCTGCTACAGAAATCTTTCGGGAGGACAGCAGCAGAGGGTACTTCTTGCAAGAGCGCTCTGCGCAACGAGAAAAGTTCTCTTGCTTGATGAGCCTGTTTCGGGACTTGATCCTAAGGTGACATCGGAAATGTATTCACTTATTAAAGAACTTAATCGTGAGGGAATCACGATAATAATGATATCTCATGACATAGCTGCTGCAATCCGCTATGCAAGCCATATCCTTCACATTGGAAAGACCGTATTCTTCGGGGAAACAGAAGAGTATATGAGAAGTGATCTGGGAAAATTTTTCCTAATGCAGCAAAATTATGACGTAGGAATAGATATAGCTGATATAAAAGATTTAGAAGGCGGTGAGCGTAAATGA
- a CDS encoding metal ABC transporter substrate-binding protein, producing the protein MKKYISFFIAAMMAMGAITGCGQKAASESAATGAADVTELLSEAATETAGTETADAGDKIEIVTTIFPEYDWVENILGDKADNAEVTMLLDNGVDLHSYQPSAEDIMKISTCDLFVYVGGESDAWVDDALKEAVNKDMKVVNLLDVLGESVKEEEVVEGMQAEDHEHEEDADEHDHEEDADEHDHEEGEVEYDEHVWLSLKNSQILVNALSESLQSIDAANAESYKANAEAYNEKLAALDAEYQKTVDEASVKTVLFGDRFPFRYLVDDYGLSYYAAFVGCSAETEASFETITFLSQKVDELSLKAVLTIEGNDHRIADTIVSNTKTKDQKVLTLDSMQATTSKDVENGTTYYSIMENNLSVLKEALN; encoded by the coding sequence ATGAAAAAGTATATCAGTTTTTTTATTGCAGCAATGATGGCAATGGGTGCAATTACAGGATGCGGACAGAAAGCTGCATCAGAGAGTGCAGCGACAGGAGCAGCAGATGTGACAGAGCTTCTTTCAGAAGCAGCAACAGAAACAGCAGGAACAGAGACCGCTGACGCCGGAGACAAAATAGAGATAGTAACAACAATTTTCCCGGAATATGACTGGGTAGAAAATATACTCGGAGACAAGGCTGACAATGCAGAAGTTACAATGCTCCTCGATAATGGTGTGGATCTGCACAGCTACCAGCCGTCTGCAGAAGATATCATGAAGATCTCAACCTGTGATTTATTTGTATATGTCGGAGGCGAGTCTGATGCATGGGTAGATGATGCGCTTAAGGAAGCAGTAAATAAAGACATGAAGGTTGTAAATCTTCTCGATGTGCTCGGAGAAAGCGTTAAGGAAGAGGAAGTTGTTGAGGGAATGCAGGCCGAGGATCATGAGCATGAAGAAGATGCTGATGAGCATGATCACGAGGAGGATGCTGACGAGCACGATCATGAAGAGGGTGAAGTTGAGTACGACGAGCACGTATGGCTTTCGCTCAAAAACAGCCAGATCCTTGTAAACGCTCTTTCCGAGTCACTTCAGTCCATAGATGCAGCAAATGCGGAAAGCTACAAGGCAAATGCAGAAGCTTATAATGAAAAGCTTGCAGCTCTGGATGCTGAATATCAGAAAACAGTTGATGAAGCTTCTGTAAAGACAGTTCTTTTCGGAGACAGATTCCCTTTCAGATATCTTGTCGATGATTACGGACTTTCATATTATGCAGCATTTGTAGGATGTTCCGCAGAAACAGAAGCAAGCTTCGAGACGATCACTTTCCTTTCACAGAAGGTTGATGAGCTTTCACTTAAGGCTGTTCTTACGATTGAGGGAAACGATCACAGAATAGCAGATACAATAGTTTCAAATACGAAGACAAAGGATCAGAAAGTCCTCACGTTGGATTCCATGCAGGCCACAACATCTAAAGATGTAGAAAACGGCACTACATATTATTCAATTATGGAGAATAATCTTTCTGTTCTTAAAGAGGCACTGAACTAA
- a CDS encoding beta-methylgalactoside transporter, whose protein sequence is MEKSSNKKVTDFLINNGVIIIMVLLVIYTCIASPNFLSASNFNNILMNMSFRLVIALGIAGCVITAGCDLSAGRMIGLGGCIAGTLLQNMDYAGKFALFKNMPPLNPFVALIIVVCITGFFGAITGFFIAYLSVPPFIATLAMMEIVYGLDLIYTGASPLGGFTTAYTSYASGRFLGINILIWIALIMAAITWFIFNMTRHGKYMYAIGGNPVAAEVAGVPVKTTLLLIYMKAAMFYGLAGFMLGAKSGGASVNLGLGYEMEAIAACTIGGVSVTGGRGRVSSAFIGVAVFELMKAALQYLGVNANAQYIALGVVIFIAISLDIRKYVAKK, encoded by the coding sequence ATGGAAAAGTCAAGTAACAAGAAAGTCACCGACTTCCTTATAAATAACGGCGTTATAATCATAATGGTTCTCTTGGTAATATATACATGTATTGCCTCCCCGAACTTCCTTTCAGCAAGTAACTTTAACAACATTCTTATGAACATGTCATTCCGTCTCGTTATCGCTCTTGGTATTGCAGGATGCGTTATAACAGCAGGCTGCGACCTCTCAGCAGGACGTATGATCGGTCTCGGCGGATGTATTGCAGGTACACTTTTGCAGAATATGGATTATGCAGGCAAATTCGCACTCTTTAAGAACATGCCTCCCCTTAATCCTTTTGTGGCACTTATTATCGTAGTATGTATCACAGGTTTCTTCGGAGCTATCACAGGTTTCTTCATCGCATACCTTTCAGTTCCTCCTTTCATCGCTACACTGGCTATGATGGAAATCGTTTACGGACTTGATCTTATCTACACAGGTGCTTCACCTCTTGGTGGATTCACAACAGCTTACACAAGCTATGCATCAGGAAGATTCTTAGGAATCAACATCCTTATCTGGATCGCTCTTATAATGGCAGCAATCACCTGGTTCATCTTCAACATGACCAGACATGGTAAGTATATGTATGCAATCGGTGGTAACCCGGTAGCAGCAGAAGTAGCCGGTGTTCCGGTTAAGACAACCCTCCTTCTTATCTACATGAAGGCAGCTATGTTCTATGGACTTGCAGGATTCATGCTTGGCGCAAAGTCAGGTGGTGCATCAGTTAACCTTGGTCTTGGTTACGAGATGGAAGCTATCGCAGCCTGCACAATCGGTGGTGTATCAGTTACAGGTGGACGTGGACGAGTTTCATCAGCATTCATCGGTGTTGCAGTATTCGAGCTCATGAAGGCAGCTCTCCAGTATCTCGGAGTTAACGCTAACGCACAGTACATAGCACTCGGCGTAGTTATCTTCATCGCAATTTCACTTGATATCAGAAAGTATGTTGCTAAGAAGTAA
- a CDS encoding sugar ABC transporter ATP-binding protein, with product MEGNANEFRLELKGICKYFPGVKALDGVDLHLRPGKVLALMGENGAGKSTLMKCLFGIYHPDAGEIWLEGKKVEIHNPDEARDLGIAMVHQELQPVLDRSIAENMYLGRFPVHKYGPLQVIDHKKMNEEAAKWLKDLKLDFDPKAKLSTLSIGQMQTVEIAKAVSQNARIVIFDEPTSSLSDAEVENLFRIMNELRDRGVSMVYISHKMDEIKRISDDVQIMRDGTYVGTWPAAELTTDQIIAKMVGRELTNVYPKRDNKPGDVILEVKHLCSIHENSFQDVSFTLRKGEILGFGGLVGAQRTELMEGIFGIRHIASGEIWINGKKVDIRKPSQAMNAGIGLITEDRRGSGIVGCLSIKDNVGISIYNKHLKAGIVLDHGTINKIVDDSIKQLRIKTPSMQEHIANLSGGNQQKVIVARWLANDPDILIMDEPTRGIDVGAKSEIYDIMADLAKQGKAIIMISSEMAELLGMSDRVYVMCAGKLRGEINRPEEMTQERVMHFATQFSDEQADGAKAG from the coding sequence ATGGAAGGCAATGCAAATGAGTTCCGCCTTGAATTAAAGGGCATCTGCAAATACTTCCCCGGTGTTAAGGCTCTTGACGGCGTAGATTTACATCTTCGTCCGGGCAAGGTACTCGCACTCATGGGAGAGAATGGTGCCGGAAAATCTACTTTGATGAAATGCCTTTTCGGTATTTATCATCCGGATGCCGGAGAAATCTGGCTGGAGGGTAAGAAGGTCGAGATACATAACCCCGATGAGGCAAGAGATTTAGGTATCGCAATGGTTCACCAGGAGCTTCAGCCGGTTCTGGACAGAAGTATTGCGGAAAACATGTATCTGGGTCGTTTCCCTGTTCATAAATACGGTCCGCTTCAGGTGATAGACCACAAAAAGATGAATGAGGAAGCAGCTAAATGGCTTAAAGACCTGAAACTTGATTTCGATCCGAAAGCGAAGCTTTCAACTCTTTCCATAGGTCAGATGCAGACAGTAGAAATTGCAAAAGCAGTTTCACAGAATGCCAGAATTGTTATATTTGATGAGCCTACTTCGTCACTTTCGGATGCTGAGGTAGAGAATCTTTTCAGGATAATGAATGAGCTTCGTGACAGAGGCGTTTCGATGGTTTATATCTCACACAAGATGGATGAGATTAAGCGCATTTCGGATGACGTTCAGATAATGCGAGACGGAACCTATGTAGGAACCTGGCCTGCAGCTGAACTCACAACAGACCAGATCATTGCAAAGATGGTTGGACGTGAGCTTACGAATGTATATCCTAAGAGAGATAACAAGCCGGGAGATGTGATCTTAGAGGTTAAACATCTTTGCTCGATCCATGAGAATTCATTCCAGGATGTTTCATTTACTTTGAGAAAAGGTGAGATCCTTGGATTTGGTGGACTTGTAGGAGCCCAGAGAACTGAGCTTATGGAAGGTATCTTCGGAATCAGGCACATTGCATCCGGTGAAATCTGGATCAACGGCAAGAAGGTAGATATCAGGAAGCCTTCCCAGGCAATGAATGCCGGAATCGGGCTTATAACAGAGGACAGACGTGGAAGCGGTATAGTCGGATGTCTTTCCATAAAGGACAATGTAGGTATTTCAATCTACAATAAGCATCTTAAGGCAGGAATCGTCCTTGATCACGGAACGATCAACAAGATCGTGGATGACAGCATTAAACAGCTGAGAATTAAGACACCGAGCATGCAGGAGCATATAGCAAACCTGTCCGGTGGTAACCAGCAGAAGGTTATAGTTGCAAGATGGCTTGCAAATGATCCTGATATCCTTATCATGGACGAGCCTACAAGAGGTATCGACGTAGGTGCCAAGTCCGAAATTTACGATATCATGGCAGACCTTGCAAAACAGGGCAAGGCAATAATAATGATATCTTCTGAAATGGCAGAGCTTCTTGGAATGTCTGACAGAGTATATGTAATGTGTGCGGGCAAACTCAGAGGTGAGATTAACAGACCTGAAGAAATGACTCAGGAGAGGGTAATGCATTTTGCAACGCAGTTCTCGGATGAGCAGGCTGACGGGGCAAAAGCAGGCTGA
- a CDS encoding family 43 glycosylhydrolase has protein sequence MRKRWYSKSVCAVLTGAMVIGSLPASSLPAYAKESADTKTSEESETTDSENSLLTEIDFDGEEITASNGVEVKVEGTEKYSSDTRDGSGNAFDFNDSTYLDVSYENGDSLLSGHDELTIYYESKPDGGKSANWSFFAANDDSAQTYNQEQYIGALDGTNGIRAERYLSDGERAAAIDCSLSDSDWKAVAVVFDKDSYSVYADGEKLKTVESSIALTDIFEDNAVLQIGKGNWGSGEYYDGLIDNIKIYGEALSDEEIAELSYFEKEPEVEKTAAEKLAEDLENLSIHDADDVRGNIYLPLTADNGSEISWKSSDSSVITDKEEDGKAAGVVSRGDEDKKITLTASLSLEGETAEKEIEVTVKAKSDADKDYSAGYLWAYFSAYNGYERMFLGYSEDGLNWESLNKDEDGTPQPILSNDGEGSDLGVRDPHIIRSPEGDRYWIIGTDLHAEGGGSGGSGWDQTSASQKIVVWESTDLTDWSDAELVFAGMDTAGCVWAPEAIYDEEKGDYLVYWSARDTDLVDTDENALRVYYTRTRDFHNFEEPQVWLSEDTAKDEINIIDSTIAVDNGKYYRFSTSDWFTVLDCSDSLATDLFDVNVDKDKSVEGNWTRLVHRDEYATAGFDKREGFTVYQLPDGRWCAMGDNGGYVPFVTDDLSSASFTMLDSNEYSFEYRFRHGTVMRLSSAEEEKVLDFYKQEESSDSDEDSIPEKSVIADFDFDNEENGFSSEYSKAKGNVTLDESWDGSKAAYFDGTDDFLSVESVSENILKGAKELTISYENKVDKSGTGWVAYASNSSAAPTYQSEQYLGILTNSSSTTVERYKNSGSRPASASASTDTDWAHIDIVLSSDSTKIYVNGELADEESSEISLSSIFGSSPILQIGKANWGSGEYYQGWIDNFKISNWAFSEEEVKASAAAFVDTLPMVSDVTIGSAPDRTTALTYRGSDDHTAILTEVDHDTNTITSYVRNDQDLTKCPLTIDFTADEESIRVNGESFENGKNIDLSNDVKIVIGEGDDKESWTVKKPVLCNNTVLNGQFADPDIDYFDGKFWIFPTTDGYSGWSGYQFHAFSSENLVDWKDEGIIMDLKADESYENENGVAVATSDWAVGSAWAPTIEEKDGKYYFYYCGKNTSGTSCIGVAVADNPAGPYKDSGEALLTVSLCNEYDVSMGQAIDPSVFTDEDGSSYITFGNGKAAIAKLSDDMMGVESITQITGLTDFRESVVVVKANGKYHWTWSCDDANSENYHVNYAVTDSLYNDDGSCSVSNVTKNFLYKNTDLKILGCAHQSMVNATDADGVEHWYMAYHRFYTPTGIFTSSDGLGVHRETCVDEISFDEDGKMQITPTLEGVDEFKHKSDEKTESGNKVPEGTTSENDPSGETPSDEKPSDEKPAEETPSGETPSEETPSEETPSEGQPSEETPSDDGGDVKDDEKTVSGDETAADSDKSETAVSEDNIPKSPADGVLSTDGTNLLLSKNKYYINPGFKVKKYQVSDKKTVKVSRKGKVTVKKAGSATITAIGKSGESAVYSIVAEKPKMKKLKVTAAGTYDIKEMLSGVSYTSFDYISSSKTSVAEVSSDGKITVKAKGSTVISVVIGGKKYKARLKAKI, from the coding sequence ATGAGAAAAAGATGGTACAGCAAATCTGTGTGCGCTGTTCTGACAGGGGCTATGGTGATCGGAAGCCTGCCGGCTTCATCACTTCCGGCTTATGCGAAAGAAAGCGCCGACACAAAAACGTCAGAGGAAAGCGAGACTACGGACAGCGAAAATTCGCTGCTTACGGAGATCGATTTCGATGGGGAGGAGATCACGGCTTCCAATGGCGTGGAGGTCAAGGTAGAAGGAACGGAGAAATACAGCTCCGACACGAGAGACGGAAGCGGAAACGCTTTTGATTTCAATGATTCGACCTATCTTGATGTGAGTTATGAAAATGGGGACAGTCTGCTGAGCGGACATGACGAACTCACAATTTATTATGAAAGTAAGCCCGACGGCGGCAAAAGCGCAAACTGGTCATTTTTTGCAGCAAATGATGATTCTGCACAGACCTATAATCAAGAGCAGTATATCGGAGCTCTTGATGGAACGAATGGTATCAGAGCAGAGCGTTATTTAAGCGATGGAGAGAGGGCTGCTGCAATAGACTGCAGTTTATCGGACAGTGACTGGAAGGCAGTTGCTGTTGTTTTTGACAAGGATTCATATTCAGTTTATGCGGACGGAGAAAAATTAAAGACTGTTGAGAGTTCTATAGCTCTTACAGATATTTTTGAAGATAATGCTGTTCTCCAGATCGGCAAGGGAAACTGGGGCAGCGGAGAGTATTATGACGGACTTATCGACAATATCAAGATTTATGGAGAAGCTTTATCAGATGAGGAAATTGCAGAACTTTCTTATTTCGAAAAAGAGCCGGAGGTTGAAAAGACCGCAGCAGAGAAGCTTGCGGAGGATCTTGAGAATTTAAGCATTCACGATGCTGATGACGTAAGGGGGAATATTTATCTGCCGCTTACGGCTGATAATGGCTCTGAGATCAGCTGGAAGTCTTCCGACAGTTCGGTGATCACTGATAAAGAGGAAGACGGCAAGGCAGCCGGAGTTGTCAGTCGCGGTGATGAAGACAAAAAGATAACTCTTACAGCAAGCCTTTCACTGGAAGGAGAGACGGCAGAGAAAGAGATAGAGGTTACTGTAAAGGCAAAGTCAGATGCTGATAAAGACTACAGTGCAGGCTATCTTTGGGCATATTTCAGCGCCTACAACGGTTATGAAAGGATGTTTCTGGGCTACAGTGAAGATGGCCTTAATTGGGAGAGCTTAAACAAGGATGAAGACGGAACGCCTCAGCCGATCCTTTCAAACGATGGAGAAGGTTCTGACCTCGGAGTAAGGGATCCTCATATAATCAGATCTCCCGAGGGCGACCGTTACTGGATAATCGGTACCGACCTTCATGCTGAGGGCGGCGGATCTGGCGGATCCGGCTGGGATCAGACTTCTGCAAGCCAGAAGATAGTTGTATGGGAATCTACTGACCTCACAGACTGGTCAGATGCAGAGCTTGTTTTTGCAGGAATGGACACAGCAGGCTGTGTATGGGCACCCGAGGCAATCTATGATGAGGAAAAAGGCGATTATCTTGTTTACTGGTCGGCAAGGGATACAGACCTCGTTGATACGGATGAAAATGCTTTGAGAGTTTATTACACAAGAACCAGGGATTTCCACAATTTTGAGGAGCCGCAGGTATGGCTTTCAGAGGACACTGCTAAAGATGAGATAAATATCATAGACTCTACCATTGCTGTGGATAACGGAAAATATTACAGATTTTCAACCTCAGACTGGTTTACGGTTTTGGATTGTTCCGACAGTCTTGCGACAGATCTTTTTGACGTAAATGTAGATAAGGACAAGAGTGTTGAAGGAAACTGGACAAGACTTGTTCACAGGGATGAATATGCAACAGCCGGATTTGATAAGAGAGAGGGCTTTACTGTATATCAGCTTCCGGATGGACGCTGGTGCGCGATGGGTGATAATGGCGGTTATGTTCCATTCGTTACAGATGACCTTAGCTCTGCATCATTTACAATGCTTGATTCGAATGAGTATTCATTTGAGTATAGATTCCGTCACGGAACTGTTATGAGACTTTCTTCTGCAGAGGAAGAAAAGGTGCTTGATTTCTATAAGCAGGAGGAATCTTCTGACTCAGATGAGGACAGCATTCCGGAAAAGAGTGTGATCGCTGATTTCGATTTCGATAATGAAGAGAATGGATTCAGTTCAGAATATTCAAAAGCAAAAGGAAATGTCACATTAGATGAGAGCTGGGACGGAAGCAAGGCTGCATATTTTGACGGAACTGATGATTTCTTATCGGTAGAGTCTGTTTCTGAAAATATTCTTAAAGGTGCTAAGGAACTTACTATTTCATATGAAAACAAGGTGGACAAGAGCGGAACAGGCTGGGTTGCCTATGCTTCAAATTCAAGCGCGGCACCGACTTATCAGAGCGAGCAGTACCTTGGAATCCTTACAAACAGCTCATCTACTACGGTTGAGAGATATAAGAACAGCGGCTCAAGACCTGCATCTGCATCAGCTTCTACAGATACAGACTGGGCACATATTGATATCGTTTTAAGCTCTGACAGCACAAAAATCTACGTGAATGGTGAACTTGCCGATGAGGAATCAAGCGAGATCTCACTTTCATCGATCTTCGGTAGCAGCCCTATTTTACAGATCGGTAAAGCAAACTGGGGCAGCGGCGAGTATTATCAGGGATGGATCGACAATTTCAAGATCTCAAACTGGGCATTCAGTGAGGAAGAAGTAAAGGCTTCTGCAGCAGCATTTGTTGATACTCTTCCGATGGTTTCCGATGTAACGATCGGATCTGCTCCTGACAGGACAACAGCTTTAACCTACAGAGGATCTGATGATCACACAGCTATCCTTACGGAGGTTGATCATGATACTAATACCATAACTTCCTATGTAAGAAATGACCAGGATCTGACAAAGTGTCCTTTAACGATTGATTTTACGGCTGATGAAGAGAGCATCAGGGTTAATGGTGAAAGCTTCGAAAATGGCAAAAATATCGACCTTAGTAATGATGTCAAGATTGTTATCGGAGAGGGCGATGATAAAGAAAGCTGGACTGTAAAGAAACCGGTTCTCTGCAACAATACCGTACTTAACGGACAGTTCGCTGATCCGGATATTGACTATTTTGACGGTAAATTCTGGATTTTCCCAACTACAGACGGATATTCAGGATGGTCGGGATATCAGTTCCATGCATTTTCTTCAGAAAATCTTGTTGATTGGAAAGATGAAGGAATCATCATGGATCTCAAGGCTGATGAGTCTTATGAAAATGAGAATGGTGTAGCAGTTGCAACTTCTGACTGGGCGGTTGGATCTGCATGGGCACCGACCATTGAGGAAAAAGACGGAAAATACTATTTCTATTATTGTGGAAAGAATACAAGTGGAACTTCCTGCATAGGTGTGGCTGTAGCCGACAATCCGGCAGGCCCTTACAAGGATTCGGGAGAGGCTCTTCTTACAGTTTCACTTTGCAATGAATACGATGTTTCCATGGGACAGGCTATAGATCCTTCGGTATTCACCGATGAAGACGGAAGCTCTTACATTACTTTCGGTAACGGAAAAGCCGCTATTGCAAAGCTTTCCGATGATATGATGGGCGTTGAATCTATCACACAGATCACAGGACTTACAGATTTCAGGGAGTCTGTTGTTGTAGTAAAGGCAAACGGAAAGTATCACTGGACATGGTCCTGTGATGATGCAAACAGCGAGAATTATCATGTAAATTATGCAGTTACCGATTCTCTTTACAATGATGACGGAAGCTGTTCGGTATCAAATGTGACTAAGAATTTCCTTTACAAAAATACTGATCTCAAGATTTTAGGATGTGCTCACCAGTCAATGGTAAATGCAACTGATGCAGACGGAGTTGAGCACTGGTACATGGCTTACCACAGATTCTATACACCTACTGGAATCTTCACATCATCCGACGGACTCGGAGTTCACAGGGAAACCTGCGTTGATGAGATAAGCTTTGATGAAGATGGAAAGATGCAGATAACACCTACTCTTGAGGGAGTGGATGAATTTAAGCATAAATCTGATGAAAAAACGGAATCAGGGAATAAAGTACCTGAGGGAACTACATCCGAAAATGATCCGTCAGGAGAGACACCATCAGACGAAAAACCGTCAGATGAAAAGCCGGCTGAAGAAACACCGTCAGGAGAGACACCGTCAGAGGAAACACCGTCCGAAGAAACACCATCGGAAGGGCAGCCGTCAGAGGAGACTCCTTCAGATGATGGCGGGGATGTAAAGGATGATGAAAAGACAGTAAGCGGTGACGAAACTGCAGCAGACAGTGATAAGTCAGAAACAGCAGTATCAGAGGATAATATTCCCAAGAGTCCTGCTGATGGCGTCCTTTCAACTGATGGGACCAACCTGCTTCTCTCAAAGAATAAATATTACATAAACCCTGGTTTCAAGGTAAAGAAATATCAGGTTTCAGACAAAAAGACAGTCAAAGTCAGCAGAAAGGGTAAAGTAACTGTTAAAAAAGCCGGCAGTGCGACCATAACTGCCATAGGAAAGTCAGGAGAAAGCGCGGTTTACAGCATAGTGGCAGAAAAGCCGAAGATGAAGAAACTCAAGGTAACAGCAGCCGGAACTTATGACATAAAAGAAATGCTCAGCGGCGTAAGTTATACAAGTTTTGATTACATAAGTTCTTCCAAGACTTCTGTTGCAGAAGTAAGCTCTGACGGCAAGATCACTGTAAAGGCAAAGGGAAGTACAGTTATCAGCGTAGTCATTGGCGGCAAGAAGTATAAGGCAAGACTTAAGGCGAAGATCTGA
- a CDS encoding galactose ABC transporter substrate-binding protein produces MKKKLVSVILASAMATSMLAGCGSAAAPAASEAPAADAASEAAPAASTEAAATEAAATDAAAATDAASEAATEAAGSITKAAAEAVPDSIEADESLADKKVGVCIYQFSDNFMTLFREKLEEYLISMGFSKDNITIVDGANDQGTQSGQIDNFIADKVDVLIINPVNSSSAATITDKVVAAGIPLVYINREPDAAEEQRWADEGMNVTYVGCDARQSGTMQGEIIADLGLDALDFNKDGDVDYIMIEGDPENVDAQYRTEFSIKALEDAGLKVECLDDEVGNWDQATAQGLVANALAAHPETEVVFCNNDAMGLGALQAIEAAGRTVNKDIYLVGVDALTEALEDIKADKFTGTVFNDHLAQAYNSAVAARNFLDGTGNAQYIGCDYVKVTTDNVDDILGMLQ; encoded by the coding sequence ATGAAGAAAAAATTAGTAAGCGTTATCCTTGCTTCAGCAATGGCAACATCAATGCTCGCTGGTTGCGGCAGTGCAGCAGCACCTGCAGCTTCAGAGGCACCTGCAGCAGACGCAGCATCAGAAGCAGCACCTGCAGCTTCAACTGAGGCAGCAGCTACTGAGGCAGCAGCTACTGACGCAGCAGCAGCTACAGATGCAGCATCAGAGGCAGCTACAGAGGCAGCTGGTAGCATCACAAAGGCAGCAGCTGAGGCAGTTCCGGACAGCATCGAAGCTGACGAGTCTCTTGCAGATAAGAAGGTTGGCGTTTGCATATATCAGTTCTCAGATAACTTTATGACACTTTTCAGAGAGAAACTTGAAGAGTACCTCATATCCATGGGATTCAGCAAAGACAACATCACAATCGTTGACGGTGCTAACGATCAGGGTACTCAGTCAGGTCAGATCGATAACTTCATCGCTGATAAGGTAGATGTACTTATCATCAACCCTGTTAACTCTTCATCAGCAGCAACTATTACAGACAAGGTTGTAGCAGCAGGTATTCCTCTTGTTTACATCAACCGTGAGCCTGATGCAGCTGAGGAGCAGAGATGGGCAGACGAAGGCATGAACGTAACATACGTTGGATGTGATGCTCGTCAGTCAGGTACAATGCAGGGTGAGATCATTGCTGATCTTGGTCTTGACGCTCTTGACTTCAACAAGGACGGCGATGTTGATTACATCATGATCGAAGGCGATCCTGAGAACGTTGATGCTCAGTATCGTACAGAGTTCTCAATCAAGGCTCTTGAGGATGCAGGACTTAAGGTTGAGTGTCTTGATGATGAGGTTGGTAACTGGGATCAGGCTACAGCACAGGGTCTTGTAGCTAACGCTCTTGCAGCACATCCTGAGACAGAAGTTGTATTCTGCAACAACGATGCAATGGGTCTTGGTGCTCTTCAGGCAATCGAGGCAGCTGGCAGAACAGTTAACAAGGACATCTATCTTGTAGGTGTTGATGCTCTTACAGAGGCTCTTGAGGATATCAAGGCTGATAAGTTTACAGGTACTGTATTCAACGATCACCTTGCTCAGGCTTACAACTCAGCAGTAGCAGCAAGAAACTTCCTTGATGGAACAGGCAATGCTCAGTACATCGGATGTGACTATGTAAAGGTTACAACTGACAACGTTGATGACATTCTTGGAATGCTTCAGTAA
- a CDS encoding transcriptional repressor, which yields MTTRSKYKTKQREFLIDFFKSKPGEHITAGDVCEYFKEQGCSIGQSTIYRHLESLVDDGIINKYIIDCNSPACFEYMGESSHEECECCFHCKCEKCGKLIHLHCEELEEIREHLSKEHKFKLNPMRTVFYGVCEECADKE from the coding sequence ATGACAACAAGGTCAAAATATAAAACTAAACAAAGAGAATTTCTGATCGATTTTTTCAAGAGTAAACCGGGCGAACATATCACAGCCGGAGACGTATGCGAATATTTTAAGGAGCAGGGATGTTCGATAGGACAGTCCACGATATACCGGCACCTGGAAAGCCTGGTGGATGACGGCATTATCAATAAGTACATAATCGACTGCAACAGTCCTGCATGCTTTGAATATATGGGCGAGAGCAGTCATGAGGAATGTGAATGCTGTTTTCACTGCAAATGCGAAAAATGCGGTAAACTGATACATCTTCATTGCGAGGAACTCGAGGAGATCAGAGAGCATTTAAGTAAAGAACATAAATTTAAGCTGAATCCGATGAGAACAGTTTTCTACGGAGTCTGCGAAGAATGTGCGGATAAAGAATAA